The following DNA comes from Pongo pygmaeus isolate AG05252 chromosome 9, NHGRI_mPonPyg2-v2.0_pri, whole genome shotgun sequence.
cggcctccaATCTTTTGCTATTAGAAGCCACGCTGCCGTGAATAACCTGGTACATCATCCTTGCCAGGCTCTACCTATAAGAATAAAATGTAGACTCAGGACTGCTGACTCAGAGGGCAAATACATTTACAACTTTGATAAATATTGCAGAATTGCCCTCCGTAGGGAATATAACACATTGAATCCCCACCGGCAACATAcgaaggtttatttttttttaagggaatcaaataaaatacttttcttattgaaaacaaaaacacagtccTCATGGAGGACTGGGAAATACAATCACAgagcagaaagtaaaaattactcAGAATCAGAATGTGCGGAGACCTCCCGGATTTGCAATCTGGCATATTTCCCTCAAGTCTTGATTCATGCCCTGCATACTGTTCCAGAACCCGATTTATTCACTCCACCAATATTTTGTGAGCAGCGTTGTCTCatgtcagtaaatattttttattataccttcAGAGGCAGGACAGAACAGAGATATTAATTAAGCAAATGGACCCTGGTTCAAATCTCGGCTCTATTGCTGTCTATCTGTGCAATGTTGGGCAAATTATATAAGTATTCCCAGCTTCGACTTCCTCTTTGTGAAATGAGGATCATAAAAGCACTTACCTGTAGAATTATTgtgagagttgaatgcatcagAACTCATGAAATGCGCAAACAGGGCTTGGCACAGTAAACACTAtaaataatcccagcacttttggaggcccaggcaggtggatcacctgcggtcaggagtttgagatcagcctggccaacgtggtgaaaccccatctgtactaaaaatacaaaaatttgccaggtgtggtggtgggcgcctctaatctcatctactctggaggctgaggcaggagaatcacttgaacccgagaggcagatattgcagtgagccaagatcgcgccattgcactccagcctgggcaacaagagcaaaactccatataaacacacacacacacacacacacacacacacacacgataaaTGTTAGTCGATGCTGCATCATTTTTGACTGCCTGGTAGTCCCTTGGATGGACACGCCATAGTTTGTTGGATGAATTCCTTGTTGttagacatttaggttatttctgtGTTTTCGGCAATACTTCGATGATGCAGCTTGGTGGATATAACTTTATCCAGATCTCTGGTTTACCTTTGCTGAGGGAGGTGAGGGGACAAGTGTGGCCCGTCCCTCATGGCTGCTCAGGGTCTACCTTGATGTGCTCCTTTGGAACTCCCTGGAGTTGGTTTCCACATCCCTTCTCCTCTGGATTTTCCTTCCTGCAGGCTCAAGAGGCAGGGTCTGGGCTTTCTGATGCCTCTCTCAGCCCTACTACCTGTGTTAACTCGGTCGCTTCTCTTGTCTAAGAAAATGCCAGAGTCTTAAAGCCATCTATCTACCAATGAATAGATTTTAAACATGTGGTCCAGCcatacgatggaatattattcggtAGTAAACAGGAATGAAGTCCTGATGCATACTATGACATGGATGAAGTTTGACAATATCATGCCAAGTGGAAGAATACAAAAGAgcaaaaatgaaacacaaaaaggccagatattgtatgattccatttatatgaaatgcccacaataggCGAATCCGGAGAGATAGAAAGTAGGTTAGGGTTGCCAAGGGCTAGGGGGAAGGGAAATGGGAAGCTCATCACTACAgggttgcttttttatttctctttttacttcttcttctttttttttttttttttgtttgagatggaatctcactctgtcacccaggctagagtgcagtggcgcgatctcggctcactgcaacctccatctcccgggttcaagagattctcctgcctcagcctcctgagtagctgggattacaggtgcatgccaccaggcctggctaattgttttgtatttttagtagagatggggtttctccatgttagccaggatggtctcaatctcctgaccttgtgatccacctgcctcagtctcccaaagtgctgagataacaggcgtgagccaccgcgcccggccactacAGGGTTTCTTTATGGGgggatggaatgttctggaatCTGATGGTAATGGTTGTACAACCTTGTGAATATGCTAACCCCCCACTGAATTATTTACTTCCAAGGAGTCAATTTTATCTAATAAAAGGCAACTGAGTAGACCTAGCACTGGGGGGACATGAGGAGCCACCACTGGTTTGTCACCTAGCAGAATAAAGTTTAATCTCTGTACCATGGCCTGCGAGTCCCTTTGCAAACCTTGCTGCTCATTAGAACCACCTGGGAAGCTTAAAAAAATCCCAGTGTCCAGGATGCACCCAGACCAAGTAAACTTAATGAATCCAATGGGCATCCAGGGCTGGGAACTAGCCCCCACATggtcttaaaacaacaacaacaaaacaaataaaactaaactaAATATCTGACCTGAATGGGGAGGACCCCACGGCCCAGAGAGATGAGAGCATTTGCTTAGTAAGTCATGGGCTGCCCCACTGTTACTGGAAAGggatcctgatccagaccccaagagaggctTTTTGGGCCTCACGCAAGAAAGGATTCGGGGTGAGTCCATACAGTAAAGTAaaggcaagtttattaagaaagtaaacgAATAAAGAATggttactccataggcagagcggtcctgagggctgctggttggctatttttttGGGTTATTTCTTgcttatatgctaaacaaggggtgagttattcatgagttttcccagaaaggggtgggcaattcctggaactgagggttcctcccacTTTTAGACCATATCGGGTAACTTCCtaatgttgccatggcatttgtaaactgtgatGGCGCTGGTGGGAGCATCTTTTAgtatgctaatgcattataattagcatatagtgagcagtgaggatgaccagaggtcactttcgtcgccatcttggttttggtgggatttagCTGGTTTCTTTACTGCCtcttgttttatcagcaaggtctttgtgacctgtactGTGTGCTGACCTagctcatcctgtgactaagaatgcctcaCCTCCTGGGAATGAAGCCCAgtgggtctcagcctcattttacccagcctctattcaagatggagttgctctggttcaaacacttCTGACACTGCTAGGCAGACTCATTGCTTTGTGCACCAAAGCTTGGGCTCTGGAGCCATGtgggcctgggttcaaattccgaATCTACCACTTTAGCCTAATCGCCTAAACCTCTCTGGGCATCAGCTTCCTCATCCAGGCTAATAGTACCTGCTCCTCAGGGATCAGATGAGGTACTACATGCAAAGGGCTTCTCCTAGTGTCTGGCACATCCTGAGCCttgttttaagcattttattaGCAATTTCTACTGCTTGGAGGGGAGCAAGGGAGCATGACTCTGACCCAATTTACCTGCCCCCACCGCCTTTTTGAGagagggcctcactctgtcacccgggctggagttcagtgaagggatcctagctcactgtagcctcagaactcctgagctcaggcaattctcccgcctcagcctcctacaggtgggtgccaccacacccagctaattttttaattttaattttttgtagagatgggggtctcactatgttgcccaggctggtcttgaactcctgggatcaatcTGTcctcctaccttgacctcccaaagtgctgggattgcaggtataagccactgcacttggcttcAATTTACCTGTCCTTTTATACGTTTAATAATCATAAGAATTTTTGAGCTCTTGACTATTCCAGGTACTTTACAGGGTACCACTCCCATAAGGCCAATATGGGGAGCAAGGCATGGGAAAATGGGTGTCTTGCTCTAGGTCCCCTGATTGAACCCTGAGTTCTCTTCTATATGGATGTATACAGCAGTGGGAGGTAGGAATAGGGTGGCCCAGCCTCTGTAACTCTCCCGGTGGTAGATTCTCTGGGATGGGAATCACCTCCTTTCTTTGTCCATAACACCGAGCATAAATCCTGGCACCTTAAAAGGAGCTcaagcagctgggtgtggtggctcacgcctgtaatccagcactttgggaggccgaggcgggtggatcacttgaggccaagagtttgagaccagcctggccagcatggcaaaaacctgtctctactaaaaatacaaaaattagccgggcatggaggcgcacatctgtaatcccagctactcaggaggctgaggcaggagaatcgcttgaactctggaggcggaggttgcggtgagctgagattgtgccactgcactccagcctgggtgagagtgagatcctgtctcaaaaaataaaaataaaataaaaaggagctcAAGCAATGTTTGCAGAGCTCTCCCAGGGCTGTAGAGCAGCCCCACTGCTGGCGAGAGGTCACACGCTGAGAGCTGCAGTCCTCCGTGTGGCCACGAGGGGTCTCCACGCTCCACCGAATGGCTGGAGGGTCTCTCCTAAGGCTACGCGCCAGGCCATGGCTAACTCGGAGCCCCTGGACACTGGGCACGAGGGTGACAGGGTGGGACGCCAGGCCCTGGCCTCCCAGGGtgccatccttcctccctcctgtctTCCCCTGGGGTCAGGTTAGAGATCACCATGAGGTCCTGCCTCAGGCTGTTACggcctgtcaggggctgggggcctgctTTACGCGGgctgaatgcctactgtgtgttCTTTCTGCCTGCTCTGAGGCTGTCGTGGCCTGTCAGAGGCAGGGGCTTCACGCTGGTTGAACACATACTGTGTACTCCTTCTGCCTGCTCTGAGGCTGTTGTGGCCTCTAAGAGGCTGGGGGTGTGCTTCACGCTggttgaacacctactatgtgctctTTCTGcctgctcctttttttttgagaaggagtctggctcagtcacccaggctggagtgcagtggcacgatctcggctcactgcaagctctgcctcctgggttcacaccattcttctgcctcagcctcccgagcagctgggactacaggtgcccgccaccacacctagctaatttttgtatttttagtagagacaggggtttcacagtgctagccaggatggtctcgatctcctgacctcgtgatccgcccgcctcggcctcccaaagtgctgggattacaggcgtgagctactgcgcccggcgcCTGCTCCTTTTCTTTAAACCCCACTGTCACAACCGTGGAAGCagatgttgttttattttctttttcttttctttctttcttcctttcttttttttttttttttaaaagaagtaagcctttatttccttgttttgcaAATAAAACTGGCTAAGTTGGTTGCTTTTTGGTGATTAGTCAAAGAGACCAAATCCCATATCCTCGTCTGACTCCTCGCTCCGACTCCTTCTTGGCTTCAACCTTAGCTAGGGCTGCAGCCACAAAGGCAGATGGATCAGCCAAGAAGGCCTTGACCTTTTCAGCAAGCAGGAAGGTGTCATCAGTCTCCACAGACAAGGCCAGGACTCCTTTGTACCCGTTGATGATAGAATGGGGCACTGATGCAACAGTTGGGTAGTGGATCTGCAGACAGACACTGGCAACACTGTGGACACCTTCCAGGAATCGAGAATACAGAGTTTCCTCTGTGATGTCAAGCACTTCAGGGTTGTAGATGCTGCCATTGTCGAACACCTGCTGGATGACCAGCCCAGAGGAGAAGGGGGAGATGTTGAGCATGGTCAGCAGCGTGGCTTCGCTGGCTCCCACTTTGTCTCCCGTCTTGATCAGCTGCACATCACTCAGGATTTCAATGGCGCCCCTGGAGATTTTAGTGGTGATACCTAAAGCCTGGAAAAAGGAGGTCTTCTCGGGCCCCAGACCAGTATTCTGGGCTGGCACAGTGACTTCACATGCAGTAATGGCACCAGCACAGGTGGCAGCTGGCACCTTATTGGCCAGCAGCATGTCCCTGATCTCAGTGAGGTCCTCCTTGGTGAACACAAAGCCCACGTTCCCCCGGATACGAGGCAGCAGTTTCTCCAGAGCTGGGCTGTTTTCCAGGTGCCCTCGGATGGCGTTGCGCATCATGGTGTTCTTGCCCATCAGCACCACGGCCTTCCCGCAGAGGGACATGTGGATCTGCTGCAACTGCTTGGAGCCCACATTGTCTGCTCCCACAATGAAACATTTCAGATAATCATCCAATAGTTGGATGATCTTAAGGAAGTAGTTGGGTTTCCAGGTCACCCTGTCTTCCCTGGGCATCACGGCGTTGCATCAGGGATTGCCACACAGGTTTAAAGACGATGTCACTTCCACGAGGACGCCTGGCAAGAGGCAGGCATTGTTTTCTACACTGCCTGAAGAGTGAAGAGATGTGAGGTTGGTGGGGTTGGGAATCCAACTCAATTCTGCCTCGTTTCAAAGCCTGTGTTCCTTTGGTGTGTCTCTACCTCTCCTGGCACCCCCAGGGCATCTCAGGCCTGGCTTCTGGGCAAGCCGACTGGGCCTGAACTTCACATACCCAGTTGCTCACACaatcacacccacacacactgacacacacatgGGCCCCACACCCCATCCACACCTGGAACCTCAGAGCTCAGCAGGGATTTGATACTCAGTCCTTCAAACCAGCTTCTCATcgagggggtgggtggggaggagttATAAGAGCAATTGCTGTAATCCAATCGTCTcagcttttcttgttttcttctctctgaatACACTTTGCATTAAGGGTTTGTCTTCTTGGTTCCCATGAGAACGCTGTGCTTTTTCTTAAATGAAGGTTCGTTGATCGTTTTTTCCTGTTATTACAAAAGCAATTTGTGCCACTGCAAAAAAACACAGAGAAGCCAAGAGAACAAaaactcctccctccctcctccagggACAGCCCAGGCTGACAGGTGTGGCACTGTCCTCCCCACACCCCTCCTCCCCAGCACACCCTCCTCCTGCCATGGAGCCCTGGCGTCCTCATTAGGCCTAAGCTGCTGCTTCTAGATGGGGCTCCCAGGCTGGGAGTCAGAGGCTGGGTCTTTGTCCTGCCCCATCACTGGGTCCCACATGTCCTTGGCAGGTCCTCACCATTTTGGGGTGGGAAGGAGATGATCTCAAAGGGTCTTTTGCCCTCACACTCAAGGATCCTGTTCTCTTATTCCAGACAGATGAATCTGGAGCTGGGCCAAGCAGCAGCTATTAGGAGTTCCTAGGTAACAAGGGGTTCTCCTAGAATAATCTGGAGACCAGGGGAGGCATGGAACCCAAAGCCTCACTCATCGCCAGCAGTGAGCAGACAGGCAACCCTCCCAAGGACAGACAGCTGAGCCCATTATAAAGATTCTGGTGTCCTGTGTCCCAGTCCCAGCCAGCTTCATGGTTGTGCAGCCTTTGCAGCTGCAGAGGGCCCTACACTCCAAAGGGCTAGAGCTTgatttaatgctctgctgtcgaCACCCTGAAATTCTTCATGATGTATGAGCAAGGGCCCCACAtgttcattttgcactgggctctGCAAAGTATGTAGCTGTCCCTgttcctaataataataatacctgttaCTGACATACAGCTTGCTGTATAGCCAGCACTGCATATTTTTCCTATATACTGTATAATTCACCTGTCCCTCACAGGAGCCAGGTGTAAATTGGCTTTCTTAGATTTGGCCAGCCCATGTGATAATGTGAACTGGGTGCTAGGCACTTTAGATATGTGACGCTCTGAAGGCTCTCAGCAGTACAAGAAGCCATTTtaagccaggcgctgtggctcacgcttgtaatcccagcactttgggaggctgaggcaggtggatcacctgaggtcaggaatttgagaccagccctggccaacatggggaaaccctgtctctactaaaaatacaaaaattagctgggcgtggtggcggggacctgtaatcccagctcctcgggaggctgaggcaggagaatcgcttgaacccaggaggcggaggttgcagtgagccgagattgtgccactgcactatagcctgggcaacagagcaagactccgtctcaaaaaaaaaaattatagatgggGCACATTATAGAAGAGGCATGAAGTCTGGGGAGGTTAAGTAACTCGCCTGTAGTTGCAGAGCTAGTGAGGAGCCCACAGAACCTCCCCTCCCTGCCCGGCTGGCCAAGGGCCACCCCAGGAGCTCTGCAGCCCTCATCCTGCCCTAGCCACCATCCCAGCTGTGGTGGACACCTGGCAGGGCCTAGGGGGGTGAGAAGCTCCACCCACACTGTCAGTTCCCATTTCCACCACCTCCTGATCCACCAGCAGTTTCTGCACTTCACCACCTCCTGTGCCCAGGTGTGCAGTCGGCTTCCTACATGGGGCACGGAGCCGTGGGGCCAAGAGGTGTCAGTCTCCGTTTCCCCGCACTGCGCTGAGCTcccaagcattctttttttttgagatggagtctcgctctgtcacccaggccggagtgtggtggcgcaatcttcggctcactgccacctctgcctcctgggttcaagtgattctcctgcctcagcctcccaagtagctgggactacaggcacgtgccaccacgcctggctaatttttgtatttttagtagagatggggtttcactatattggccaggcgggtctcgaacccctaacctcgtgatctgcctgcctcagcctcccaaagttttgggattacaggcgagagccaccgtgcctggcctgctcctGAGAATTCTATGTTACAGGTGTGGCTCCAGGAACTCTGGTTCATCAAAGCtggtttcacttatttatttattgagacagggtctcactctgtcgcccagtgcagtagcaccatcacggttcactgcagcctcaaccacccagactcaggccgtcctcccacctcagcctcccaagtagctgggaccacaggtacacatcagtacgcctggctaatttttgcattttttgtagagacgaggtcttgctatgttgcccatactggtcttgaactcctagactcaaaggatcctcctgcctcagcctcccacagggcGGGGATTACTCAGCCCCCAATGCTGGTTATTGCTGAGGTAGCCCAGACAAAGAGAGTTGATGCCAGAGTGAGCCCAGGCAGCTGGAATTGGAGTGGACAGAACAGCACTAGGAGACCCTCACACACCCAGGCTGACTTGCTCAGCATCTCTGTCTCAGCTTCCAAATCTGTAACATGGGGTAAAGCAGGgttccccaaactttttggcaccagggacctgtATAAGGAGTGCATaaagccaggagcggtggctcacacctgtaatcctagcactttgggaggccgaggtgggtggatcacctaaggtcaggagtttgagaccagcctgaccaacatagagaaatcccatctctactaaaaaaataaaatacaaaattagccagacatggtagcgagtgcctgtaatcccagtttctcaggaggctgaggcaggagaattgcttgaacccaggaagcagaggttgtggtgagccgagatcgcgtcattgcactccagcctgggcaacaagagtgaaactccgtctcaaaaaaaaaaaaagtgcataatctagatccctcacatgcgcagttcacagtagggttcgtgcccctatgagaatccaatgctgctgctgatctaacaggaggcGGCACTCAGGCAGTAATGAGAGTgatggggagcggctgtaaatacagatgaagcttctctCATTTGCCCTCTGCTCACCCCatgctgtgtggcccaggtcctaacaggccacagaccagtaccagtccgcAACCTGGGAGCTGGGGACCCCTGGGATAAAGAAACCAGTCCAGCAGTTAAGAATTTGAGGTTTGGGAATGCAACATCCTGAGTTCAAGTCCCAGGCCCAGCACTTAACAGCcgtatgaccttgggcaggttgcAAAACTGCACTTCAGTGTTCTCCATAAAAACACAGCAAAAATGGAGGCATTCTAGTTAAGAACTCAGGCCCGGCAGACCGACAAGAGTTCAAATCCCACCTTGAGCACTTATTAATTATGGTAGCTTGTAACAAGTTATTTCActtttctgagccttggtttccttgtcTGCCAAGTGCAGATAATCCCTGCAGCATCCTCATGGGGTTTTGTGAGGACCAAATGGCCTGGTGCCTGCGGAGTCCTGTTCTCAGTCCCTGGCACTTAGTAAGTGCCCAATAAGCCGTTACGACAAGTGCAAACGGATGGGATTGCTGGGACATCACGAGAGCAGGTGCCCTGCCGGAAGGGTCTGTGTCAGGACAAGCCGTCGAATAAGAAAGCCAAGCACAGGGCCATCTTCCCATAGCCAGGTGGCCCTGGGAATTGGTGGCTGAGGCCTGGGAGGGCTGCTTGTTGAGTGAGGTCCAGGGACTAAGCCACCAAGAGGCCGTTGACAGGTCCGTGGGGACATCTTCATTTAATGGGAACTGAGGCAGTAGGATGAGAGAGACAAAACCAGGCTCACATCAGCCTGGGTCGCCTCCCAGCCTCTCAGCTACCTCTCCTGCCCAGCTCTGAAATCAGgcctccct
Coding sequences within:
- the LOC129008874 gene encoding large ribosomal subunit protein uL10-like; translated protein: MPREDRVTWKPNYFLKIIQLLDDYLKCFIVGADNVGSKQLQQIHMSLCGKAVVLMGKNTMMRNAIRGHLENSPALEKLLPRIRGNVGFVFTKEDLTEIRDMLLANKVPAATCAGAITACEVTVPAQNTGLGPEKTSFFQALGITTKISRGAIEILSDVQLIKTGDKVGASEATLLTMLNISPFSSGLVIQQVFDNGSIYNPEVLDITEETLYSRFLEGVHSVASVCLQIHYPTVASVPHSIINGYKGVLALSVETDDTFLLAEKVKAFLADPSAFVAAALAKVEAKKESERGVRRGYGIWSL